tcgtggttctgcccgacgtagtcgttggaatgccgtctcggggagggtattactaatgttaaaatgggttattatactaacacacgtgcatttgtgtaaattatagatattcaccaggaaaccctaaagaatcacctaagacagcaatgtgagttgatccttctttttatgaactcatttttgtgagttgattcgctttttgtaaacctttttgtttactgtttttacaaaacctcacataaCTAAATACATACAAaccagttattgagtatttgtaaagaatacaattatagtgggtatgttggggttttgtatacaaaattagttactggcgtggtaacatcccataagttgagtatgaccgtaccactgatgttaattgtgatgtcttggatacaaatgtaattgcggatgtgccctcaatactgcaaattggtttttacttaaacttgattaaactgggaatcactcaccagtatttcccactgacaaaatgtttttaaaacgcgtttcaggtaacaaaatgtgaaagccaaatagaagccagctggacagcactgaaggcttggaaaagtggcaataaagttacctaagaataaaatggatgtttttattaaataaataggatttattcctatgaaacgtgtgtattgaaaacttgggtttttacccatatgtttaatgttataaaatatggtggtttactctgattaaaatatttcctaactacggtcctgataaaaatttccgctgccaaattggataaataaatgtgataccaccgaaactggctcacggccgcccgttcccgggagatagggatcgggggctgtgacatacCCTCCAAGGTATACATAAGTTTGTTAACCTTTAACATGTGTTATTCAACATAACACTAATTTTATATGTCTTCTCAAACTGTTTTAATCTAACTCGTGTTATAACTATTAAATTTTTCAGATCTCTGCCGATGTGCTCGATAACACTGATCTTCGGTCCTGCATTCATCGTTTGGTTTGGAATGTTTATATCAAACCTGAAACGTTTGAGTCCCGCTGGAATGACCTCCTACAAACATTTGGGCTTCAAGACCACAGCTGGTTGAACGACATGTACAACATCAAACATCTCTGGGTACCAGCCTACTTTAGAGAACTGCCCATGtgttgcttgatgaagaccaCCTCCCGCTGCGAAAGCTCTAACGCTGCCTTCAAGGTTAACTCAACAAGCGCAAACACCCTTGTACAATTTATGATGTGCTTTGAAAATAGGGTAGACAGCCAACGATATCGTCAACGTGTTTCGGAGTTCAAAACCTCTTCCACAATGTTCACTGGCAGTACTGATTTAGCGATAGAACAACACGCGTTCGCCATTTACACAAACACTGTTTTCGCCCAAGTTCAAAAAGAAATAATTAAAGGGAAGTTTTTATGCTACATTACAAACCAAAGCGAGACCAGCGATTCCAGCCTTCTGATAGACGTCACTCATTTGGATAAAAGGAACAACATCACAAACGTCTATCaggtaacacatgttaggcaattTCATTATTCCCCATCCTCTAACATATTTTGCATCTAAAgggcttttctttttttttttgtctatgTTCAATTCAGGTTACGTATAACAATGTGGATCAATCGGCCAGTTGCTCATGCAGGAATTTCATACGTATTGGATATCTGTGTCGCCATGTCTTTTGTGTCTATCGCTTGAAAAATGTTGAAAGGATTCCACCACAATACATAAACGACAGGTGGCGCCGAGATGCCCTCCCCAAACATGTTTTTTCAATTTCCAGTCGATACGGAGTCATCCCACACGCACCGTCCATTATGCGGAATGAAATCCTCGACCTCGTTACTGAATGCGTTGATGTTGCTAGA
Above is a window of Helianthus annuus cultivar XRQ/B chromosome 14, HanXRQr2.0-SUNRISE, whole genome shotgun sequence DNA encoding:
- the LOC110907743 gene encoding protein FAR1-RELATED SEQUENCE 3-like, whose translation is MFTGSTDLAIEQHAFAIYTNTVFAQVQKEIIKGKFLCYITNQSETSDSSLLIDVTHLDKRNNITNVYQVTYNNVDQSASCSCRNFIRIGYLCRHVFCVYRLKNVERIPPQYINDRWRRDALPKHVFSISSRYGVIPHAPSIMRNEILDLVTECVDVARTDEDALEKLVDQLRDFKINVLSRQPLSTTENESNESQMEEIVGQPINIPVEVANPEVARNKGCGTHTRISGPGEKAKAKPPKRPKQLRLCKRCGLYVDDHDSRNCLKVAAMKAAKAAAEQQRQSATGD